A portion of the Sinobacterium caligoides genome contains these proteins:
- a CDS encoding FmdB family zinc ribbon protein: MPIYEYQCQSCGHQLEALQKMSDAPLTDCPSCANPELKKVISAAAFRLKGDGWYETDFKTGSKKNLAGDSGSSGE; the protein is encoded by the coding sequence ATGCCAATCTATGAATACCAGTGTCAGTCGTGTGGGCATCAGTTAGAAGCATTGCAGAAGATGAGCGATGCGCCGTTAACAGATTGTCCCAGCTGTGCGAATCCTGAACTGAAGAAAGTTATCTCGGCAGCTGCCTTTCGCCTTAAAGGCGATGGTTGGTACGAGACAGATTTTAAAACAGGTAGTAAGAAAAACCTCGCCGGTGATAGCGGTTCCTCGGGCGAGTAA
- a CDS encoding YebC/PmpR family DNA-binding transcriptional regulator, with translation MAGHSKFANIKHRKAAQDAKRGKIFTRIIREIVVAAKGGADVADNARLRAVVEKALAANMTRDTIDRAVARGAGTGEGADMVEITYEGRAPGGVAVLVETMTDNKNRTVAEVRHAFSKRGGQLGTGGSVAYLFDRKGEISFAPGVTDEETVMDIALEAGAEDVVAHDDGSIDVVTAFEDFLTVKDALVAGGLEPEQADVAMVPSMTEEQNVDSARKVLGLLDMLEDLDDVQNVYSNASFSPEVMEQLAQD, from the coding sequence GTGGCGGGTCATAGCAAGTTTGCGAACATCAAGCACCGCAAGGCGGCTCAAGATGCTAAACGAGGTAAGATCTTTACGCGTATTATTCGTGAGATTGTTGTTGCCGCTAAAGGTGGTGCCGATGTCGCCGATAATGCACGTCTGCGCGCCGTTGTCGAGAAAGCGTTGGCGGCTAACATGACGCGCGACACTATTGATCGTGCGGTAGCTCGTGGTGCTGGCACCGGAGAGGGTGCTGACATGGTCGAGATCACCTACGAGGGGCGTGCTCCTGGTGGTGTGGCGGTGCTGGTAGAGACTATGACCGACAACAAGAATCGCACGGTTGCGGAGGTGCGTCATGCTTTTAGTAAGCGCGGCGGGCAGCTGGGTACCGGGGGGTCTGTTGCCTACTTATTTGATCGTAAGGGGGAGATTAGTTTCGCGCCGGGCGTGACCGACGAAGAGACCGTGATGGACATTGCTCTGGAGGCCGGTGCGGAAGATGTCGTCGCCCATGATGATGGTTCGATCGATGTGGTTACCGCCTTCGAGGATTTCTTGACGGTAAAAGATGCCCTCGTTGCTGGAGGGCTTGAGCCTGAACAGGCTGACGTCGCAATGGTGCCATCGATGACGGAAGAGCAGAACGTGGATTCCGCCCGCAAGGTGTTGGGGTTGTTGGATATGCTCGAAGACTTGGATGATGTGCAGAACGTTTATAGCAATGCCAGTTTCTCGCCGGAAGTGATGGAGCAGCTGGCGCAGGACTAA
- a CDS encoding HIT domain-containing protein → MEQKPFQLAAELARDCIHLGDFPLCRVLMMNDAHYPWFILVPRRNGIREAFELDESDQLLLHKESIAFSAWLSSTFGADKINVAALGNMVPQLHLHHIARFKNDAAWPGPVWGAKPAQPFTREDAEGLAGKLSLLARLPGFVAI, encoded by the coding sequence ATGGAGCAAAAACCGTTTCAACTGGCCGCTGAGTTAGCGAGAGACTGCATTCATCTCGGTGATTTTCCGCTTTGTAGGGTGCTGATGATGAATGATGCTCATTACCCGTGGTTTATTCTGGTGCCACGTAGAAACGGCATTCGCGAGGCCTTCGAGCTGGATGAGTCAGATCAATTGCTGTTGCATAAGGAGTCAATTGCTTTCTCCGCTTGGTTAAGCTCCACCTTTGGTGCCGATAAAATTAATGTCGCGGCACTGGGTAATATGGTTCCACAACTTCATCTTCACCATATCGCGCGCTTCAAAAACGATGCGGCCTGGCCAGGTCCTGTTTGGGGGGCGAAACCAGCACAACCGTTCACTCGAGAAGATGCTGAGGGGCTAGCGGGAAAACTCTCACTGTTGGCTCGTCTACCTGGTTTTGTAGCGATTTAG
- a CDS encoding lytic transglycosylase domain-containing protein, producing MLRRIIITATLLLSGAVFSATPPAEEHEALSRFLKQSLHNAHSFEDKFDAEVWLMTMQQPLSRYIKDPAERIDLLKKVHAEATRAGVPPDLVLALIEIESHFKRFAISRVGAQGMMQVMPFWKNEIGRADDNLTSIDTNLRYGCTILKFYIDREKGRLAPALARYNGSYGRRIYSDKVLAVWNRHWYGPPF from the coding sequence ATGCTACGCAGGATCATCATCACGGCGACACTACTACTTAGTGGCGCCGTTTTTTCTGCCACCCCGCCAGCAGAGGAGCACGAGGCACTTTCTCGTTTTTTAAAGCAGTCGCTGCACAACGCTCACAGCTTTGAAGACAAGTTTGACGCCGAGGTCTGGCTAATGACCATGCAGCAACCACTGAGTCGCTACATTAAAGACCCTGCCGAGCGCATCGACCTGCTGAAGAAGGTCCACGCAGAAGCCACCCGTGCCGGTGTACCCCCCGACCTCGTTCTCGCGCTTATCGAGATCGAAAGTCATTTCAAGCGTTTCGCAATATCTCGAGTCGGCGCCCAGGGAATGATGCAAGTTATGCCCTTCTGGAAAAATGAGATTGGTCGTGCAGATGACAATCTGACCAGTATAGACACCAACCTACGCTACGGCTGCACTATCTTAAAGTTCTACATCGATAGAGAGAAAGGTCGCCTCGCCCCTGCCTTAGCTCGCTACAACGGCAGCTATGGCAGACGAATATACAGTGACAAGGTATTAGCGGTATGGAACAGGCACTGGTACGGACCGCCTTTCTAA
- a CDS encoding proline--tRNA ligase, translated as MRASQTLIATVKETPADAEVISHQLMIRAGLVRKLASGLYTWLPAGLKVLRNVERIVREEMDRSGAMEVLMPVVQPAELWQETGRWQKYGSELCRLHDRHGREFCLGPTHEEVITDLIRNEINSYKQLPANFYQIQTKFRDEVRPRFGLMRGREFTMKDAYSFHADEQCLEQTYQSMYDTYTRIFTRLGLDFRAVIADTGSIGGNASHEFHVLAASGEDDIAFSDSSDYAANVEMAEAIAPQGERAPAGDKLSEVATPGAHSIADVTELLKIDSTQTVKTLIVLGQQPIDEKGQAIGEQLLVALVVRGDHQLNEIKAEKCSAIASPLTLASDEQIKQQIGCAPGSIGPVGLELETIVDRSAAHCSNFVCGANRDGYHLLNVNWERDLPLARIEDLRDVVAGDPSPCGQGVLDIKRGIEVGHIFQLGTTYSEAMNATVLDQNGKQVVMKMGCYGIGVSRIVAAAIEQNYDDKGIIWPTSIAPYQVAIVGLNNHKSAAVTEACEALYRQLSEQGIEVLFDDRKERPGIKFADMELMGIPHRIVIGDRGLKEGMVEYKGRGDSDNQDIALAQAFDTIIDKLAI; from the coding sequence ATGCGCGCAAGCCAAACACTTATTGCCACCGTTAAAGAAACCCCAGCAGACGCCGAAGTCATCAGCCATCAACTGATGATCCGCGCGGGCCTTGTTCGTAAACTCGCCTCCGGTCTTTACACCTGGTTACCTGCCGGATTAAAAGTCCTGCGCAATGTCGAGCGCATTGTTCGCGAGGAAATGGATCGCAGCGGCGCCATGGAAGTACTCATGCCGGTAGTGCAACCGGCCGAACTCTGGCAAGAAACCGGGCGCTGGCAGAAGTATGGTTCAGAGCTGTGCCGCCTCCACGATCGCCACGGCCGAGAATTTTGCCTTGGGCCAACACATGAAGAGGTCATCACCGACCTCATCCGCAATGAAATTAATAGCTACAAACAGCTGCCCGCCAACTTCTATCAGATTCAAACCAAGTTTCGCGATGAAGTTCGCCCACGTTTCGGTCTCATGCGCGGTCGTGAATTTACCATGAAGGACGCCTACTCCTTCCACGCCGACGAGCAGTGCCTAGAACAAACCTATCAATCCATGTACGACACCTATACGCGCATTTTTACTCGTCTAGGTCTCGACTTCCGCGCTGTTATTGCCGATACAGGCTCCATTGGCGGTAACGCCTCGCATGAGTTTCATGTACTCGCCGCTTCTGGCGAAGATGACATCGCCTTCAGTGATAGCAGTGACTATGCGGCCAACGTCGAGATGGCCGAGGCCATAGCACCACAAGGTGAGCGAGCCCCTGCTGGCGATAAACTCAGCGAAGTTGCCACTCCGGGCGCACATAGCATCGCCGACGTTACCGAGCTGCTTAAGATCGACAGTACACAGACAGTGAAAACGCTGATCGTATTGGGTCAGCAACCCATCGACGAGAAAGGGCAGGCTATCGGTGAGCAGCTACTCGTCGCTCTAGTTGTCCGTGGCGACCACCAACTTAATGAGATTAAGGCCGAAAAATGTAGCGCCATCGCCAGCCCACTCACCCTGGCCAGCGATGAACAGATCAAGCAACAGATCGGCTGCGCACCCGGCTCAATCGGCCCTGTCGGCCTCGAACTGGAAACCATTGTCGACCGCAGTGCCGCCCACTGCAGCAACTTTGTCTGTGGCGCCAATCGTGACGGCTACCACTTGCTGAACGTTAACTGGGAGCGCGATCTCCCCCTCGCTCGTATCGAAGACCTTCGTGACGTCGTCGCCGGTGACCCTAGCCCCTGCGGCCAAGGTGTCCTCGACATCAAGCGAGGCATCGAGGTCGGCCACATATTCCAACTTGGTACAACCTACTCAGAGGCGATGAACGCCACCGTGCTTGACCAGAACGGCAAGCAGGTTGTGATGAAAATGGGTTGTTACGGCATTGGCGTATCCCGAATCGTCGCCGCCGCGATCGAGCAAAACTATGACGACAAAGGCATCATCTGGCCGACCTCTATCGCACCCTATCAAGTGGCTATTGTCGGGTTGAACAACCACAAGTCTGCGGCCGTAACTGAAGCTTGTGAGGCACTCTATCGCCAGCTGAGTGAGCAAGGTATCGAGGTCCTGTTCGACGACCGTAAGGAGCGCCCTGGCATCAAGTTCGCCGACATGGAGCTCATGGGCATCCCACACCGAATCGTCATTGGTGATCGCGGTTTGAAAGAGGGCATGGTCGAATACAAAGGGCGCGGCGATAGCGACAATCAAGATATAGCGCTCGCACAAGCCTTCGACACCATCATCGATAAGCTCGCTATTTAA
- a CDS encoding HU family DNA-binding protein encodes MATKKAAAPKRKMTALKEKMTKAQIFSEIAENTELTKKQVAAVFEELDILIERSTKKRSVGEFTVPGLMKIVTVKKPAKKARKGINPFTGEEATFAAKPASVAVKVRPLKKLKEFANN; translated from the coding sequence ATGGCCACTAAAAAAGCCGCAGCACCTAAGCGTAAGATGACCGCGCTAAAAGAAAAGATGACTAAGGCTCAGATTTTCTCTGAGATCGCTGAAAATACAGAGCTGACTAAGAAGCAAGTTGCAGCTGTATTTGAAGAGTTGGATATTCTTATTGAGCGCTCAACCAAGAAACGTTCCGTTGGTGAATTTACTGTTCCCGGTCTGATGAAGATCGTTACTGTGAAGAAGCCGGCGAAGAAAGCGCGTAAGGGCATCAACCCTTTTACTGGCGAAGAGGCAACTTTTGCTGCCAAGCCTGCGTCGGTTGCCGTTAAGGTACGCCCACTGAAGAAGCTCAAAGAGTTCGCTAACAACTGA
- a CDS encoding sigma-54-dependent transcriptional regulator encodes MSNTLDVIIIDDEPDIRELLEITLSRMGLNTTAVENISKAKQLLSQNDYHLCLTDMHLPDGNGIELVSYIQQHYSQLPVAVITAFGSMETAVESLKAGAFDFVSKPIDLTQLRKLIDSALSLNATVESKSPPPNQVELLGDTEAITQLRSKINKLARSQAPVYISGESGTGKELVARLIHSSGPRADGPFIPVNCGAIPAELMESEFFGHKKGSFTGASSDKIGLFEAANGGTLFLDEVADLPLAMQVKLLRAIQEKSVRAVGELKEKVIDTRILSATHKDLALEVEEQRFRSDLYYRLNVIELLVPALRQRPADIPILCQHILNKLIAEWGGETPCLTDEAIAELQRYAFPGNVRELENILERAYTMCDDDTITASDLHLANNSKNSSATQHSELYPSISGKEEFDSLEEFLSSIEKEAIANALEETKWNKTAAAKLLGISFRALRYKLKKLNLE; translated from the coding sequence ATGAGCAATACCTTAGACGTCATCATCATCGACGATGAACCCGATATCCGGGAGCTACTCGAGATCACCCTGAGTCGCATGGGGCTGAACACCACCGCCGTAGAGAATATCAGCAAGGCGAAACAGCTACTCAGCCAAAATGACTACCATCTGTGTCTAACCGATATGCACCTACCCGATGGCAATGGCATTGAGTTAGTGAGCTATATTCAGCAACACTACTCCCAGCTACCCGTCGCCGTCATCACCGCTTTTGGCAGCATGGAGACCGCCGTTGAGTCACTGAAAGCTGGTGCTTTTGACTTCGTCTCCAAGCCCATCGATCTCACCCAACTTCGCAAGCTGATCGACAGCGCTCTGAGTTTAAACGCAACAGTAGAGAGCAAAAGTCCCCCACCAAACCAAGTAGAGCTGCTAGGCGATACCGAGGCCATCACCCAGCTGCGCAGCAAGATAAACAAACTCGCTCGTAGCCAGGCGCCAGTTTATATCAGCGGCGAGTCCGGCACCGGTAAAGAACTAGTAGCACGACTTATACACAGCAGTGGCCCCCGAGCCGATGGCCCCTTCATACCGGTCAACTGTGGTGCCATTCCCGCCGAGCTAATGGAGAGTGAATTCTTCGGCCATAAGAAGGGTAGTTTTACCGGTGCCAGCAGCGATAAGATCGGCCTATTTGAAGCCGCCAACGGTGGCACTCTGTTCCTTGACGAAGTCGCCGACCTACCACTGGCCATGCAGGTAAAGCTACTGCGCGCAATACAAGAGAAATCGGTACGCGCGGTCGGAGAGCTAAAAGAAAAAGTCATCGATACCCGCATACTCAGCGCTACCCACAAAGACCTAGCTCTCGAAGTAGAGGAACAACGCTTTCGCTCCGACCTCTACTATCGACTCAACGTCATTGAGTTGCTGGTCCCTGCACTAAGGCAACGCCCTGCTGACATCCCGATATTGTGTCAGCACATCCTTAATAAACTCATTGCAGAATGGGGTGGCGAAACACCCTGCCTCACCGATGAAGCCATTGCAGAGTTACAACGCTACGCCTTCCCGGGTAACGTCCGAGAGCTGGAGAATATTCTAGAGCGCGCCTATACCATGTGCGATGACGACACCATCACCGCAAGCGACCTACACCTTGCTAACAACAGTAAGAACAGTAGCGCCACTCAACACTCAGAACTCTACCCCAGTATCAGCGGTAAAGAAGAGTTTGATTCGCTTGAGGAGTTTTTATCCAGCATCGAAAAAGAGGCCATCGCCAACGCCTTAGAGGAAACAAAGTGGAATAAGACGGCAGCAGCCAAGCTACTTGGTATCTCTTTTAGAGCCCTACGCTATAAGCTGAAGAAACTTAATTTAGAGTAG
- the aspS gene encoding aspartate--tRNA ligase, with protein MRSHYCGDVRSEHIDETVTLCGWVDRRRDHGGVIFLDMRDREGVVQVVFDPDTQEHFERANKVRSEYVLKVTGRVRARFEGTVNPGMKTGEIEVLGKELEILNVAATPPFPLEDKNVGEDIRLKYRYVDLRRQEMQDKLRLRAKITSAIRSSLEGNGFLDIETPILTRATPEGARDYLVPSRTHEGKFFALPQSPQLFKQLLMVSGFDRYYQIAKCFRDEDLRADRQPEFTQIDIEASFVDQESIMSLTEEMICDLFKSVLGVELGSIPRMPFAEAMARFGSDKPDMRIPLELVDVDDLMRQVDFKVFNGPASDPKGRVAALKVPGGASISRKLIDGYTKFVSIYGAKGLAWIKVNELAKGIEGLQSPIIKFMPDEIVLQLMERLDVADGDIVFFGADKAKIVNEALGALRCKLGEDLDLYTAEWAPLWVVDFPMFEETDSGWTSLHHPFTAPACSPEELIANPGEALSIAYDMVLNGCELGGGSIRIHDQEMQKTVFKVLGISDEEAEEKFGFLLDALQFGAPPHGGLAFGLDRIVMLMTGSESIRDVIAFPKTQSAGCLMTKAPGEVSSQQLRELSIKLREEEKAGE; from the coding sequence ATGCGCAGCCATTACTGTGGTGATGTTCGTTCAGAACATATTGATGAAACCGTAACACTGTGCGGCTGGGTTGATCGTCGTCGTGACCACGGTGGTGTGATTTTTCTTGATATGCGTGATCGTGAAGGTGTCGTGCAAGTGGTCTTCGACCCCGATACTCAAGAGCATTTCGAGCGCGCTAACAAGGTTCGCAGTGAGTACGTACTAAAAGTAACGGGGCGTGTTCGTGCCCGCTTTGAAGGCACCGTCAATCCTGGCATGAAGACCGGTGAAATTGAGGTGCTTGGTAAAGAGCTGGAAATTCTCAATGTGGCGGCAACACCACCGTTTCCGCTAGAAGATAAGAATGTTGGCGAAGACATCCGCTTGAAGTACCGCTACGTGGATCTACGCCGCCAAGAGATGCAGGATAAGCTGCGTCTGCGCGCTAAAATCACTTCGGCTATACGTAGCTCTCTTGAAGGTAATGGCTTTCTTGATATTGAAACACCAATTTTAACTCGCGCTACCCCAGAGGGAGCGCGTGATTACTTGGTGCCTAGTCGTACCCATGAAGGCAAGTTTTTCGCGCTGCCGCAATCACCGCAGCTATTCAAGCAGCTATTAATGGTTTCGGGTTTTGATCGTTATTACCAAATTGCTAAGTGTTTCCGTGACGAGGATCTGCGCGCTGATCGTCAGCCTGAATTTACCCAGATTGATATTGAGGCTTCTTTTGTTGATCAAGAGAGCATTATGTCGCTCACCGAAGAGATGATCTGCGACTTGTTCAAAAGTGTCCTCGGTGTTGAGCTCGGCAGCATTCCACGCATGCCTTTCGCAGAGGCGATGGCCCGATTTGGCTCTGATAAGCCGGATATGCGTATTCCACTCGAGCTGGTTGACGTCGATGACTTGATGCGTCAAGTTGATTTCAAGGTCTTTAACGGTCCTGCCAGCGATCCTAAGGGGCGCGTTGCGGCGCTGAAGGTGCCGGGTGGTGCGAGTATCTCGCGCAAGCTTATCGATGGTTATACGAAGTTTGTCAGCATTTATGGCGCTAAAGGTTTGGCCTGGATTAAGGTCAACGAGTTAGCAAAAGGTATTGAAGGGCTACAGTCTCCGATTATTAAGTTCATGCCGGATGAAATCGTGCTGCAGCTAATGGAGCGATTAGACGTTGCCGATGGCGACATTGTCTTCTTTGGTGCGGATAAGGCGAAGATCGTCAACGAAGCTCTCGGTGCGCTACGTTGCAAGCTCGGTGAGGATCTCGATCTCTACACGGCAGAGTGGGCGCCGCTATGGGTTGTCGACTTCCCGATGTTTGAGGAAACGGATAGCGGTTGGACTTCGCTGCACCATCCCTTTACCGCGCCGGCTTGCTCTCCGGAGGAGCTTATCGCAAACCCGGGCGAGGCATTGTCAATTGCTTACGATATGGTATTAAACGGTTGCGAGCTAGGTGGTGGTTCTATTCGTATCCACGATCAAGAGATGCAGAAAACGGTCTTTAAGGTCTTGGGTATTAGTGACGAAGAGGCGGAAGAGAAGTTTGGTTTCCTTCTTGATGCTCTTCAGTTTGGTGCGCCACCGCACGGCGGTCTAGCCTTTGGCTTGGATCGTATTGTCATGTTGATGACAGGTAGCGAGTCGATTCGTGATGTCATTGCGTTTCCTAAGACGCAGTCTGCGGGCTGTTTGATGACGAAGGCGCCTGGTGAGGTGTCAAGTCAGCAGTTGCGCGAGCTGAGTATTAAGCTGCGCGAAGAAGAAAAAGCGGGAGAGTAA
- a CDS encoding cyclic nucleotide-binding domain-containing protein: MQIKTIDQLSNIELDGILLRLPFFRGVKQRSQAQFKELMHCCRLVEMDSNEVILRRGDKSTWLYFLLRGELLVYPGLQAGESSIGQVLPGEMFGDLALIGNSERQATVCSADSGGGIALFACDASCFGRLEDDYPISQETKLAFYRMMTDSVRWKLEKHRMACPEHPLVAKIIALPLYRGARGGLQELQALVEQVLALAEILIAWNSDTQPAYLGGRPQLGEP; encoded by the coding sequence ATGCAGATTAAAACGATAGACCAGTTGTCGAACATAGAGCTAGATGGGATATTGCTGCGCCTGCCATTTTTTAGGGGCGTTAAGCAGCGTAGCCAGGCGCAGTTTAAGGAGCTAATGCACTGTTGTCGCCTGGTGGAAATGGACAGTAATGAGGTGATATTGCGGCGTGGTGACAAGAGCACGTGGTTGTATTTCTTGTTACGAGGGGAGTTGCTTGTCTATCCGGGGTTGCAAGCGGGCGAGTCATCTATTGGTCAGGTGTTACCAGGCGAGATGTTTGGTGATCTGGCGCTGATCGGCAATAGTGAGCGGCAGGCAACGGTCTGTAGCGCGGACAGTGGTGGTGGCATTGCTCTCTTTGCCTGTGATGCGAGTTGCTTCGGCAGGTTAGAGGATGATTACCCGATCTCTCAGGAAACCAAGCTAGCTTTTTATCGTATGATGACTGACTCTGTTCGCTGGAAGTTGGAAAAGCATCGAATGGCTTGTCCAGAACACCCGTTGGTGGCAAAGATCATTGCGCTGCCGCTTTACCGAGGGGCTCGTGGTGGTCTTCAGGAATTGCAGGCCTTGGTCGAGCAAGTGTTAGCGTTAGCGGAGATATTGATTGCGTGGAATAGCGATACCCAGCCGGCTTATCTGGGCGGTAGACCACAGCTAGGCGAGCCTTAG
- a CDS encoding two-component system sensor histidine kinase NtrB, producing the protein MLSPDTERLFFRNYTFYRIFLCLCLLTMFFIELEPKIIGNLYPNLFALSIISYGAVCLANLIMLGITLSTKQVRGTLLLCFIIDITVISLLCYASGTAGNALSLLLIIIIASGAISMGPTISLLLAAIATIAVLTRSGYQYLELGNGYSHLLLSAAVQGVIFFLASILVQRLAYRILKSEELASEQASTLADLQHLNQLIVQRMQTGVIVATKQHKIRLINKAAQRLLGGNKTMLSTATQQLPNLLADKYDRWLNDPQQHSLLFEPYASGPKIRVNFAPLSPNNEHESIIFLEDDRLLVQQAQQIKLSSLGRLTASIAHEIRNPLGAISHAAQLLKESEQLDSADLKLSNIVQNNCLRMNDIIENVLSISRRGETRPEQLSMTNYLREFKEQFLHSQPASQVTLELEHDIHINFDPGQLNQVLINLCENAIRYSQQVSGEQSVIIRGYTDENNKLPQIDIVDFGAGIAEDKIDTVFEPFYTTESTGSGLGLYLCREMCEANHTLLHYQRDQRGRSCFKLTFSHPMKRWPTS; encoded by the coding sequence ATGCTCTCTCCTGATACGGAACGACTATTTTTCCGCAACTATACTTTCTACAGGATATTTCTTTGCCTGTGCCTGTTAACCATGTTCTTTATAGAGCTGGAACCAAAAATTATTGGTAACTTATACCCCAACCTATTTGCGCTGAGCATTATTAGTTATGGCGCTGTCTGCCTGGCCAATCTCATCATGCTCGGCATTACACTATCGACAAAGCAAGTGCGTGGCACTCTGCTGCTCTGTTTTATTATCGACATCACTGTCATCAGCCTACTGTGTTATGCCTCAGGTACGGCCGGTAATGCCCTCTCTTTGCTACTAATCATTATCATTGCCTCAGGCGCCATCTCCATGGGGCCCACAATTTCTCTCTTGCTCGCCGCTATCGCCACCATTGCCGTCCTTACTCGCAGTGGCTACCAATACCTCGAACTCGGTAACGGCTACAGCCATTTGTTGCTCTCCGCTGCCGTACAAGGCGTCATTTTCTTCCTCGCCAGCATATTGGTACAGCGCCTAGCCTATCGCATATTAAAAAGCGAGGAGCTTGCTAGCGAGCAGGCGTCAACCCTCGCCGACCTACAACACCTCAATCAGCTAATCGTACAGCGCATGCAAACTGGCGTGATAGTAGCCACCAAGCAACATAAGATACGCCTAATAAATAAGGCCGCGCAGCGACTACTGGGTGGTAACAAAACCATGCTTAGCACTGCGACACAACAATTACCCAACTTGCTAGCCGATAAGTATGATCGCTGGTTAAACGACCCTCAACAACATTCATTACTTTTTGAACCCTACGCTTCCGGCCCTAAAATACGGGTTAACTTTGCCCCTCTAAGCCCAAATAATGAGCATGAATCGATCATTTTCCTCGAAGATGATCGACTATTGGTGCAGCAGGCCCAGCAGATCAAGCTCAGCTCTCTCGGTCGCCTTACCGCTAGCATCGCCCACGAAATCCGCAATCCACTGGGCGCTATTAGTCATGCCGCACAGCTGCTCAAGGAGAGCGAACAACTTGATAGCGCCGACCTCAAACTATCAAATATAGTACAGAACAACTGCTTGCGGATGAATGACATTATTGAAAACGTCCTCAGCATCTCACGACGCGGAGAAACACGTCCAGAGCAACTGTCGATGACCAACTATCTTCGAGAGTTCAAAGAACAATTCCTACACAGTCAACCGGCCAGTCAAGTGACCCTTGAACTCGAGCATGATATCCACATTAACTTCGACCCAGGGCAATTAAACCAAGTACTCATCAATCTCTGCGAGAATGCCATACGTTATAGTCAGCAAGTAAGTGGAGAACAGTCTGTCATTATTCGAGGCTATACCGACGAGAACAATAAACTACCGCAGATAGACATAGTTGATTTTGGTGCAGGCATCGCCGAAGATAAGATCGATACAGTCTTTGAACCCTTTTACACCACAGAGAGTACCGGCAGTGGGCTAGGCCTGTACCTATGTCGTGAAATGTGTGAAGCCAATCACACCCTATTGCACTACCAGCGCGATCAACGTGGCAGAAGTTGTTTTAAGCTCACCTTCTCACACCCAATGAAACGCTGGCCTACGAGTTAA
- a CDS encoding TonB family protein produces MKTMTTAILVLLLSTSAIAQESLRLNGITVYNKHTQDYFIAALFLKKRNHSAGTILQAPTQGKISLKILKQQLSARRFNQYWLESISINNNQQQLNDYDNDILRFTRLINQPLLREDEVSITLNQQKLVEVRINNQLIGKFNNAGFFNVLLRSWIGKRPPSSQFKSQLLNLGSDPKTISLINTYTHMQASPERKKASAGWQAVDTKSGANSQNKNTTPKAVTELSVASAASTPTALKQHSEPSPPLTVHRPSKATTITKQLNDHDSLKKKQQQSRQLSHRSNILKETYRHITYPNIAIDGNLEGDIILTIVVDRKGEVITLNQNQLSPHHSLNSAAIKAVRKSNYPAAPNALAGEEFVVKLPIKFRLPK; encoded by the coding sequence ATGAAAACAATGACAACAGCTATACTTGTGCTCTTGCTATCAACCTCCGCCATTGCCCAAGAATCCCTACGCCTAAACGGTATTACCGTCTACAACAAACACACGCAAGATTACTTCATCGCTGCGCTCTTTCTTAAGAAGCGCAACCATTCAGCCGGTACAATATTACAAGCGCCGACACAGGGGAAGATTTCCTTAAAAATCCTCAAACAACAGCTCTCGGCTCGTCGCTTCAATCAGTATTGGCTGGAGAGCATTTCAATCAATAACAACCAACAACAACTCAACGATTACGACAACGATATCCTACGTTTCACCCGCTTGATTAACCAACCACTACTGCGAGAAGACGAGGTCTCTATTACCCTCAACCAGCAAAAGCTCGTCGAGGTGCGTATCAACAATCAACTTATCGGAAAATTTAACAACGCGGGTTTCTTCAATGTGTTACTAAGGAGTTGGATTGGCAAGCGGCCGCCATCAAGCCAATTCAAATCACAACTACTCAACTTAGGCAGCGACCCCAAGACTATCTCTCTCATCAACACTTACACCCACATGCAGGCTTCACCGGAACGGAAAAAGGCATCAGCAGGCTGGCAAGCCGTAGACACCAAGTCAGGTGCCAACTCGCAAAATAAAAATACCACACCAAAAGCTGTTACCGAGCTTTCCGTCGCTAGTGCCGCTAGCACACCGACAGCGCTCAAACAGCATAGCGAGCCTTCACCTCCGCTAACCGTACACCGACCGAGCAAAGCTACAACGATTACCAAGCAACTCAACGATCACGACAGCCTGAAGAAAAAGCAACAGCAAAGTAGGCAGCTCAGCCATCGCTCTAACATACTTAAAGAAACCTATCGCCACATCACTTACCCTAACATTGCCATCGACGGCAACCTTGAGGGTGATATTATTCTAACGATTGTTGTTGATCGCAAAGGTGAGGTCATCACTCTGAATCAAAACCAGCTCTCTCCGCATCACTCTCTCAACAGCGCGGCAATTAAAGCCGTACGTAAGTCCAACTACCCTGCGGCTCCTAACGCACTCGCTGGCGAGGAGTTTGTCGTTAAACTACCGATCAAGTTCCGCCTACCTAAATAG